The proteins below come from a single Triticum aestivum cultivar Chinese Spring chromosome 5D, IWGSC CS RefSeq v2.1, whole genome shotgun sequence genomic window:
- the LOC101290585 gene encoding alpha-dioxygenase 1, with translation MGSGLFKPRVHPDLRDVFSKMSFGDKIGFLFIHAFDKRNLWHKMPVPIGLLYLNTRRTLLEKYNLLAVGSSHGALFDPKEFPYRTGDGKYNDHHNAEAGSQYTFFGRNMKPVDQQDELMSPDPFVVATKLLARREYKDTEKQFNILAAAWIQFMVHDWMDHMEDTKQIEITAPKEVANECPLKSFKFYATKEQPTNSDGIKTGYYNVRTAWWDGSAVYGNNEKEAKKIRTYVDGKLVIGDDGLLLHEENGVPLSGDVRNGWVGVSILQALFVKEHNAVCDAIKEEHPKLSDEELYRYAKLVTSAVIAKIHTIDWTVELLKTKTMRAAMRANWYGLLGKKIKDTFGHIGGTALGGLVGLKKPINHGVPYSLTEEFTSVYRMHSLIPSTLKLRDPTGQPAANNSPPYLEDIDIGELVGLKGEDQLSKIGFDKQTLSMGYQACGALELWNYPSFFRDLIPQNLDGTNRSDRIDLAALEVYRDRERSVPRYNEFRRRLLLIPIKSWEDLTSDKDAIEAIRAIYGDDVEKLDLLVGLMAEKKIKGFAISETAFNIFILMASRRLEADRFITSNFNEKTYTKKGMQWVKTTEGLRDVINRHYPEITANWMKSSSAFSVWDADY, from the exons ATGGGTTCAGGTCTCTTCAAGCCTCGTGTTCATCCGGACCTCCGTGATGTTTTCTCTAAGATGTCTTTCGGTGACAAGATTGGCTTTCTA TTCATTCATGCATTTGACAAGAGAAACTTGTGGCACAAGATGCCTGTTCCCATCGGTTTACTCTACCTGAACACCCGCCGGACCCTCCTCGAAAAATACAACCTGCTAGCTGTTGGGAGTTCTCATGGTGCTCTGTTTGACCCCAAGGAGTTCCCGTACCGCACCGGAGATGGCAAGTACAACGACCACCATAATGCAGAGGCTGGTAGCCAATACACCTTTTTTGGGAGAAACATGAAGCCAGTTGATCAACAGGATGAG TTGATGAGCCCAGATCCATTTGTTGTGGCGACAAAGCTGTTAGCCAGGAGAGAATACAAGGACACAGAGAAACAGTTCAATATACTAGCAGCTGCATGGATACAGTTCATGGTTCATGACTGGATGGATCATATGGAGGATACCAAACAG ATTGAAATCACAGCTCCAAAAGAAGTGGCCAATGAGTGCCCCCTCAAATCGTTCAAGTTCTACGCCACAAAAGAACAGCCTACGAATTCTGATGGAATAAAGACTGGTTACTACAATGTCCGCACAGCTTGGTG GGATGGGAGTGCAGTATATGGTAATAATGAGAAAGAGGCAAAAAAGATCAGGACTTATGTTGATGGAAAACTAGTGATCGGAGATGACGGTCTTCTATTGCATGAGGAGAATGGTGTGCCATTATCGGGCGACGTTCGCAACGGTTGGGTTGGGGTTTCGATCTTACAAGCTCTTTTTGTTAAGGAACACAATGCAGTTTGTGATGCAATAAAG GAAGAACATCCCAAACTATCAGATGAAGAATTATATCGGTATGCCAAATTGGTCACTTCTGCTGTCATTGCAAAGATTCACACTATTGATTGGACTGTCGAGCTTCTCAAGACTAAAACCATGAGAGCTGCAATGCGCGCAAATTG GTATGGATTATTGGGTAAGAAAATAAAAGATACATTTGGTCACATAGGAGGAACGGCATTAGGTGGGCTTGTGGGATTGAAGAAGCCGATCAACCATGGCGTACCTTATTCTTTGACTGAAGAGTTTACTAGTGTTTACAGAATGCATTCCTTAATACCAAGCACTCTCAAGCTCAGGGATCCGACCGGGCAACCCGCTGCAAATAATTCCCCACCATACCTGGAAGA CATCGATATTGGAGAGTTGGTTGGTCTCAAGGGGGAAGATCAGCTATCAAAAATAGGGTTTGACAAACAAACATTATCAATGGGATATCAAGCTTGTGGTGCACTTGAACTATGGAACTACCCAAGTTTCTTCAGGGACCTTATACCACAAAATTTGGATGGTACCAATCGATCTGACAGAATCGACCTTGCTGCCCTAGAAG tATACCGAGACAGGGAGAGAAGTGTACCGAGGTACAATGAGTTCAGGAGGAGACTACTTCTGATTCCAATAAAAAGTTGGGAGGATCTGACAAGTGACAAGGATGCAATTGAAGCCATAAGAGCAATATATGGAGATGATGTAGAGAAATTGGATCTTCTTGTTGGTCTTATggcagagaaaaaaatcaagggATTTGCCATAAGCGAAACAGCATTCAACATTTTCATTTTAATGGCATCAAG GAGGCTCGAAGCGGATCGATTTATTACAAGCAATTTCAATGAGAAAACATACACCAAGAAGGGGATGCAATGGGTCAAAACAACTGAAGGACTACGAGATGTGATCAACCGGCACTACCCTGAAATTACTGCCAACTGGATGAAGTCCTCTAGTGCTTTCTCTGTGTGGGATGCAGACTACTAG
- the LOC123121164 gene encoding small polypeptide DEVIL 4 yields MGSVRSQGKQGGRVSRALKEHRARLYIIRRCIVMLLCWHD; encoded by the coding sequence ATGGGGAGTGTGAGGAGCCAAGGCAAGCAAGGGGGGAGGGTGAGCAGAGCTCTGAAAGAGCATAGAGCCAGGCTCTACATCATCCGTAGGTGCATCGTCATGCTCCTTTGCTGGCATGACTGA
- the LOC123121165 gene encoding small polypeptide ROTUNDIFOLIA LIKE 2, producing the protein MKIGGQGKLNRAFREKRARFYIFRRCVVMLLRWSD; encoded by the coding sequence ATGAAGATTGGCGGCCAGGGGAAGCTCAACAGGGCTTTCAGGGAGAAGAGGGCTAGGTTCTACATCTTCCGCCGCTGCGTCGTCATGTTGCTCCGATGGAGCGACTGA
- the LOC123121163 gene encoding probable NAD(P)H dehydrogenase subunit CRR3, chloroplastic: MACHLVAACVPRLAVVSSSASGDSVRRIRRRAPGSRPQKPPTAAPPQPSVAEVRRAIGAADDPSASGRDKQSGFMELLASTPIGQPESDAERRIREAAEWVVDNTEARAQEGQKSILVLCMKIFPLWLFLMLTALGVIKLPFDIPGLDMDNLLM, translated from the exons ATGGCGTGCCACCTCGTCGCCGCCTGCGTCCCGCGTCTCGCCGTCGTGTCATCCTCCGCCTCCGGGGACTCCGTCCGCCGTATCCGGCGGCGCGCGCCGGGGTCGCGTCCCCAGAAGCCTCCCACGGCGGCTCCGCCCCAGCCGTCCGTCGCGGAGGTGCGGCGCGCCATCGGGGCCGCCGACGACCCGTCCGCCTCCGGGAGGGATAAGCAGTCCGGTTTCATGGAGCTCCTCGCCTCTACGCCGATCGGGCAGCCGGAGAGCGACGCTGAGCGCCGAATCCGCGAGGCCGCCGAGTGGGTGGTCGACAACACCGAGGCGCGCGCACAGGAAG GGCAAAAGTCTATCTTGGTGCTATGCATGAAGATCTTTCCTCTGTGGCTGTTCCTCATGCTTACTGCCCTTGGAGTTATAAAATTACCATTTGATATTCCCGGTCTGGATATGGATAATCTCCTAATGTAA